GGGTCAGTCCCGGGTCCCTGTCCCGGGGTCGGTCCCGGGGTTGTTCTGGGTCCGTGTGTCCGTGTCCCGGGGTCGGTCCCGGGTCCCTGTCCCGGGGTCGGTCCCGGGTCCCTGTCCCGGGGTTGTTCTGGGTCCGTGTGTCCGTGTCCCGGGGTCGGTCCCGGGTCCCTGTCCCGGGGTCGGTCCCGGGTCCCTGTCCCGGGGTTGTTCTGGGTCCGTGTGTCCGTGTCCCGGGGTCGGTCCCGGGTCCCTGTCCCGGGGTCGCCGCTCTCTGACCCGGTTTACATCAATGAGCAAATGCGGGAGCGGCGTGAGTCTGGAGTCAGGCCTGTGCCGGTGAAGGTCCCCGGGCTCAGTTTGCTCCTGTCCCGGACCAGGATGGGCTGATTACCGAATTGTCGGTACCACACGCTGTGGCTGCGGCCCAGGAAACTGTCGGGTCCGGGGCCCGGGCCTGAGCCCAGCGTCCGCCGCTCCAGCTCCAGCTGCTGCTGCCTCCAGATCAGGAGCGCGGTGTCTCGGTACCGGAGCCGGGCGTAGCCTTCAGACACGGCCTTCTCGGCCAGCACAGTCCGCCCGCGGGAggccccggccccggccccggccccgCTCATTCCTCAGGCCGCCCCCCGAGAGACCATGGCAACACTGGCCCCGCCCCCGAGAGGCCATGGCAACACGGGCCCCGCCCCCCGAGAGACCATGgcaacactgtccccgcccccgagAGACCATGGCAACACTGGCCCCGCCCCCGAGAGGCCATGGTAACACTGGCCCCGCCCCCCATTGACCATGGCAACACTGGCCCCGCCCCCGAGAGGCCACGGCAACACTGGCCCCGCCCCCGAGAGGCCATGGTAACACTGGCCCCGCCCCCCATTGACCATGGCAACACTGGCCCCGCCCCCGAGAGGCCATGGCAACACAGGCCCCGCCCCCGAGAGGCCATGGCAACACATGCCCCGCCCCTCCGTTGGCCATGGCAACACATGCCCCGCCCCCTGTGGAGGTGGAGCGGggagtgtgagatcagtgtgtgcacATGGCGCCATTGTCAGGCCCTCCCTgttaccccacacacaccctgctCCTATTTAAATCATAAACAAACTCCCTCTTTTATTTATTCCAAGGACACGGGCCCGAATGTCAAACTtctgtttattatttttattcctctttcttttgttttcataCTTTTTTCCCACACACATTacctaccgcctaactgcggtagtgctagctcttcccccagcccccacggtgtgtgtgtgagacacgtgtgtgtgtgagacacgtgtgtgtgtgagacacgtgtgtgtgtgtgacacggtgtgtgtgtgagacacgtgtgtgtgtgagacacggtgtgtgtgtgagagacacgtgtgtgtgtgagacacgtgtgtgtgtgtgacacggtgtgtgtgtgtgagacacgtGTGTATGTGCGGGTGTGAGACACTGTGTGTGACAcggttgtgtgtgtgagacacgtgtgtgtgtgacacggtgtgtgtgtgtgagagacacgtGTGTATGTGCGGGTGTGTGacacggtgtgtgtgtgcgggtgtgagacacggtgtgtgtgtgtgacacggggtgtgtgtgcgggtgtgagacacgtgtgtgtgtgtgagacacggtgtgtgtgtgtgacacggggtgtgtgtgcgggtgtgagacacggtgtgtgtgtgcgggtgtgagacacggtgtgtgtgtgcgggtgtgagacgcagtgagagacacaaaatgcacgaatctttatttaatttccaccaccaggaagaagggaaacacgcgagtggtccagtgacgagcagtgcccgtcacatcaaagggcaatgctgtgtgatcaaacagtgaaggggagggcagagactaaatcaaaatagagttggagggggaaatgatgcactccactccctgcggcgcccacctctccctgaacaaccccagggtgttggtggacaccatgtgctccttctccagagacacccgggctctaacgtggaagaggggcaggcagtcggccctcacgaccccctccacggcccactgcctggacctgtttatggccagtttggccaggcccaggagcagacccacgaggaggtcttcagacctgccctccctcctccgtaccgggtgcccgaagatcaggagcgtgggcctgaagtgcaaccaaaagcagaggaggaggttttttaGAAAATCAAAGAGCaagtgcaaacacccacacccaatatacacatggtccacggactccacagcgccacagaacaagcagttgggctgggagtccatgaaccactgcaatctgcggttgcaggggactgctgcgtgcagcaccttccaccccagatccctgagagaacGGGATGAACaccctcttgaatgcctgaaTTGAACCTACCTGTGCCAACCCATCATTAAATTGTCGTAATACTATAGAAAAGAACAAGGAACATTCCAAAAGAATGATAATTACTTACTGGTTAGCCAACTTCAATGAGGTGAGAGTGGTCTAACCCAAATCACAGAttagctgacattttgagtctaactgaccctttgtcaaagctttgacttgaaacgtcagctcatttctctccttacagatgctgccagatctgctgagattttccagcattttctcttttggtgtcagattccagcatccgcagtaatttgcttttatcataGATTAGCTGTTCCAGTAAAACTGTTCCAGGACAATAGGTTACCTCGACTTTCAGAAGGGTGAAGTTCAGGAGAAGAATCAAGAGGTCTAAGAAAAGGTAGAGTGAGTAAATGGAAACCAAAAATAAAGGCACTCACATAACAGATATCAAGTGGAGAACACAATTCTGATCCAGGCTGAAAATACAAAacttggaggggaaatgagaaacaaGAGACGCAAAAGGACATGTGTGAAGAAAACGGCAGAAAACATAAAAGGGAATCCAGATTGCTTCAGTCTGCAAAAAACAAATAAAGGCACGGTAAAAGtgagactcaatattgagttgaaGAATTTTAGGGCTTCAGCATCTCTCCCATGTTTTTTGCTCAACacccacacaccaggccctgTCATCACATGGTCTACCACCACAAACCAAACCACAGTCACCCACGAATGGTCCCCATTAACAGACTTaccttcctttgtctgcccaactgcttttctctctctctgggctccttctccatctatcatttacttctctccccttctcccaccccAGCTTTAGCATTTACAATATACCAATGTTTTCTTAATTACAATCCGTTCTGAAGATGGGTGactgaatctgaaatgttaattctgctttgtcACCAGAGTGAGGCTGAGTAGTGACCAAAAGTAAGTCTCCAAATGGAGGCAGAGGATTTGGCTGAACCAGTAAAGGCTATTTGCAACCTCCTTTATCAAGAAAAATCTCAGCTCTGGGATCTCGCTACTTACAATGTATTATTTGGATGAAGGTACCAAATATATAATTATTAAATTTATTGATAACACAAAATAGGTAAGAACATACGTGTGGCGGAGACATAAGGTGGTTACAAACAGAGTTAGGTAGGATATATAAGAGGGCAAAATATTGACAATTGCAGAATGATTTAGAAAAATGTCATAGTCATAgggatatgcagcacagaaacagacccttcagtccaacttgtccatgctgaccagatatactaaattaatctagtcccaattgccagcatttggcccatatccctttaaacccttcctattcatgtacccattcaaatgccttttaactattggaattgtaccaacctccatcacttcctgaaGAACGGTTAcatccgaaatgttgacttctccacctcttcatGTTGCCTGgttagctgtgtttttccagcctcctgcctgtctgttttggattgcagcatttgcagtttttttgtctccaccccttcctctggcacttcattccatacacacactaccctctgcatgaaaaagttgctccttaggtcccttttatatctttccactctcattttaaatctatgctcttTCCCATCTTACTCAACCCCATCTGccgtctagttttagactccccccatcccagggaaaagaccttgcctatttatcctatccatgtcccttatgattttataaacctctgtaaagtcacacctcagcctctgatgttccaggggtCATCCATTTTAATTGGAAGAAcagaaaaacaacatttatatttAGATAGAGACAGACTGCAGAATTCTGCAATACAGGGGATTTGGGTTTCCTGGTACATGTGAAGTAGTGGAATGCTGTTGTATATTTCAAGGGAAtatagtcatcgagatgtacagcatggaaacagacccttcggtccaacccatcc
This DNA window, taken from Hemiscyllium ocellatum isolate sHemOce1 chromosome 21, sHemOce1.pat.X.cur, whole genome shotgun sequence, encodes the following:
- the LOC132825978 gene encoding putative uncharacterized protein BRD3OS, yielding MSGAGAGAGASRGRTVLAEKAVSEGYARLRYRDTALLIWRQQQLELERRTLGSGPGPGPDSFLGRSHSVWYRQFGNQPILVRDRSKLSPGTFTGTGLTPDSRRSRICSLM